The following proteins come from a genomic window of Burkholderia stabilis:
- a CDS encoding DUF3396 domain-containing protein, with amino-acid sequence MTNDQIEAWAKDPRRADTMPYGLYEPPHRKGITGAALVVRGVLYFRNGSSPEVRKALVNCFEQYSAMIEEYHHASEVAAGQEPSKTGPLRWLYAEGEDPTAYDPSGFERLAKSVPPNETLAVAMTSADHKLATGFYDFTVFALSDWKAERKRGLDGVSFTVPRAFLVHRPARFQAMFNAFAQALPTVHGHAGFAVNVPPMGRRPNEASEYFYARRFGPGIDVGDPMRSNVRKLYTRIKTVDWLNALDAELVREVGGASSLALPPDWFIREPLGDGGLIIQAGAAPETGISDGPGKPVLPPAAYVILNQALRPIVADTIDTLQDGTLDSTAPLLSTVVATEGWLRRFDVPEDQINAWWVELHKTPKVTDERAAIEELTNKLLGRMGLPGRTA; translated from the coding sequence ATGACGAACGATCAAATCGAAGCCTGGGCCAAGGATCCGCGCCGCGCGGACACCATGCCCTACGGGCTCTACGAGCCCCCGCACCGCAAGGGGATCACCGGCGCCGCGCTGGTGGTCCGGGGCGTCCTGTATTTCCGCAACGGTTCCAGCCCCGAGGTCCGCAAGGCCCTGGTGAACTGCTTCGAGCAGTACAGCGCCATGATCGAGGAGTACCACCACGCCAGCGAAGTGGCCGCCGGCCAGGAACCGTCGAAGACCGGCCCCCTGCGCTGGCTCTACGCGGAGGGTGAGGACCCGACCGCCTACGACCCGTCGGGATTCGAGCGCCTGGCCAAGTCGGTGCCTCCGAACGAGACCCTGGCCGTGGCCATGACCAGCGCCGACCACAAGCTCGCCACCGGGTTCTACGATTTCACCGTGTTCGCGCTGAGCGATTGGAAGGCCGAGCGCAAGCGCGGTCTGGACGGGGTCTCCTTCACGGTGCCCCGCGCGTTCCTCGTGCACCGCCCCGCCCGATTCCAGGCGATGTTCAACGCGTTCGCCCAGGCCCTGCCCACCGTGCACGGTCACGCCGGGTTTGCGGTCAACGTGCCCCCGATGGGCCGCCGCCCCAACGAAGCCAGCGAGTATTTCTACGCGCGCCGCTTCGGGCCCGGGATCGACGTGGGCGACCCCATGCGCTCGAACGTCCGCAAGCTCTACACCAGGATCAAAACCGTGGACTGGCTGAACGCGCTCGACGCGGAGCTGGTCCGCGAGGTCGGCGGTGCGTCGTCGCTCGCGCTGCCGCCGGATTGGTTCATCCGCGAGCCCCTGGGCGATGGCGGCCTGATCATCCAGGCGGGTGCCGCACCGGAGACCGGGATCTCGGACGGCCCGGGCAAGCCGGTCCTGCCCCCGGCCGCGTACGTGATCCTGAACCAGGCGTTGCGCCCGATCGTGGCCGACACGATCGACACGTTGCAGGACGGGACGCTCGACAGCACCGCCCCGCTCCTGAGCACCGTGGTGGCCACCGAAGGATGGCTGCGCCGGTTCGACGTGCCCGAGGACCAGATCAACGCCTGGTGGGTCGAGTTGCACAAGACCCCGAAGGTGACGGACGAGCGCGCCGCGATCGAGGAGCTGACCAACAAGCTCCTCGGGCGGATGGGCCTGCCGGGACGTACCGCGTAG
- a CDS encoding VRR-NUC domain-containing protein gives MSPEGQTTQVGASASRLSPKDREVLCRTFCKCRQIGVATKSGRVQRQRCVEQRLGLANEVSKMETGAPTEYRPEQPYDMTTDPPSPIMDDSAPLEPHPSVRQWIRDVWPSKGKAYQSGDVRRPDVVIVNDPTQPPVQSNIKTVVEMKFPGDRYGPDQEADYVEIAGGHSKFAHLGATECGCGDDDGEKQTSSSKQRAPQSDLDELYGGGSNAPGGPPLPPVAPGPAPFPAPLW, from the coding sequence ATGAGCCCGGAAGGCCAGACCACGCAGGTCGGGGCCAGCGCGTCCCGCCTCTCCCCGAAGGACCGCGAGGTCCTCTGCCGCACGTTCTGCAAGTGCCGGCAGATCGGCGTCGCCACCAAGTCGGGACGGGTCCAGCGCCAGCGGTGCGTCGAGCAGCGCCTGGGCCTGGCGAACGAGGTGTCCAAGATGGAGACGGGCGCCCCGACGGAATACCGCCCGGAGCAGCCGTACGACATGACCACGGACCCGCCGTCCCCGATCATGGACGACAGCGCCCCGCTCGAGCCGCACCCGAGCGTGCGCCAGTGGATCCGGGACGTGTGGCCCAGCAAGGGCAAGGCCTACCAGTCCGGGGACGTGCGCCGGCCGGACGTGGTGATCGTCAACGACCCGACCCAGCCGCCCGTACAATCGAACATCAAGACGGTCGTCGAAATGAAGTTCCCCGGGGACCGGTACGGGCCGGACCAGGAGGCGGACTACGTTGAAATCGCGGGCGGCCATTCGAAGTTCGCCCACCTCGGCGCCACCGAGTGCGGGTGCGGCGACGACGACGGGGAAAAGCAAACGTCCTCGTCGAAGCAACGCGCCCCGCAGTCCGACCTCGACGAGCTGTACGGTGGTGGCAGCAACGCGCCCGGAGGCCCACCGCTTCCGCCGGTCGCGCCAGGCCCTGCCCCGTTCCCCGCTCCCCTCTGGTAA
- a CDS encoding PAAR domain-containing protein, whose protein sequence is MGFAFIREGDTTSHGGRVLACTPTNKVDGRPLALLGDKVSCPKCGGIYPIVGVKNLGMTFDGRPVASEGDTTACGASLIASQSTATADPTSGPGGSIGGGKSVLSQASQDATQRGRFQVIDDATRQPLAGHPYTVTASDGRVVQGTTDANGFTDWLEGHQASSLSFHQPGTEA, encoded by the coding sequence ATGGGTTTTGCGTTCATCCGCGAGGGGGACACCACCTCGCACGGCGGGCGTGTTCTCGCCTGCACGCCCACCAACAAGGTCGACGGGCGGCCCCTCGCCCTGCTCGGCGACAAGGTGTCGTGCCCGAAGTGCGGCGGGATCTACCCCATCGTCGGGGTGAAAAACCTGGGCATGACGTTCGACGGTCGCCCCGTCGCCTCCGAAGGCGACACCACCGCCTGCGGGGCGTCGCTCATCGCCAGCCAGAGCACCGCCACGGCGGACCCGACCAGCGGTCCGGGCGGGTCCATCGGCGGGGGCAAGAGCGTACTGTCGCAGGCCAGCCAGGACGCCACCCAGCGCGGACGCTTCCAGGTGATCGACGACGCCACCCGCCAGCCGCTCGCCGGCCATCCCTACACCGTCACCGCCTCCGACGGTCGGGTGGTTCAGGGTACGACCGACGCCAACGGGTTCACCGACTGGCTCGAAGGGCACCAGGCCTCGTCCCTGTCGTTCCACCAGCCGGGGACCGAGGCATGA
- a CDS encoding SOS response-associated peptidase yields MCGRYSRGQGDLFYVVPLATDENDPRLRGHADIFRPSWNVSPGSQQPVITPDGPRLQTWGYRPAWAVERKQKMLINARLDKASSSAWKWMWKAHRVLVPCDGYYEWTGDPGRKQPWFIQTADGPPTYFAGLSSVREGAPPPSTPGVVDGFVIVTDAASGLLGDIHDRRPLVLTLEEAKVWLDPATTYDEAVHLANNAVKPSEAFRWHKVTPGMNRSGGGNDSPTFNDPIDD; encoded by the coding sequence ATGTGCGGACGGTACAGCCGAGGTCAGGGCGACCTCTTCTACGTGGTGCCCCTCGCGACGGACGAGAACGATCCACGCCTGCGCGGGCACGCGGACATCTTCCGGCCGAGCTGGAACGTGTCCCCCGGGAGCCAGCAGCCGGTCATCACCCCCGACGGCCCACGTCTGCAAACCTGGGGCTACCGCCCCGCCTGGGCGGTCGAGCGCAAGCAGAAAATGCTGATCAACGCACGCTTGGACAAGGCGTCCAGTTCCGCCTGGAAATGGATGTGGAAGGCCCACCGCGTGCTCGTGCCCTGCGACGGCTACTACGAGTGGACCGGTGACCCAGGCCGCAAGCAGCCGTGGTTCATCCAGACGGCGGACGGCCCACCCACGTATTTCGCCGGTCTGTCCAGCGTGCGCGAAGGTGCCCCACCGCCCAGCACGCCGGGCGTGGTCGACGGGTTCGTGATCGTCACCGACGCCGCGTCTGGCCTGCTGGGCGACATCCACGATCGCCGCCCCCTGGTCCTCACGTTGGAGGAGGCGAAGGTGTGGCTCGACCCCGCCACCACCTACGACGAAGCCGTACACCTGGCGAACAACGCCGTGAAGCCCTCGGAAGCGTTCCGCTGGCACAAGGTGACGCCCGGGATGAATCGCAGCGGTGGCGGGAACGACAGCCCCACGTTCAACGATCCGATCGACGATTGA
- a CDS encoding helix-turn-helix domain-containing protein has product MAKAVDERSTKEMVQGIGQRLAAVRRARGWTQAVLADKLGLEKESVSRLEGSKVAMSIERLVMFCDVLDVPIEEILTSASVHPTDEARTLIASLKGLAPAQRAIVLKSAHHLAALLKKEKDPARD; this is encoded by the coding sequence TTGGCTAAGGCGGTTGACGAGCGGAGCACCAAGGAAATGGTCCAGGGGATCGGTCAGCGGCTGGCCGCTGTTCGTCGCGCCCGCGGCTGGACCCAAGCGGTGCTCGCCGACAAGCTCGGTCTGGAAAAGGAAAGCGTCTCGCGCCTCGAAGGCTCGAAGGTCGCCATGTCCATCGAACGGCTGGTCATGTTCTGCGACGTCCTCGACGTCCCGATCGAGGAAATCCTGACCTCCGCCTCGGTGCACCCCACCGACGAAGCCCGCACCCTCATCGCCTCGCTGAAAGGGCTGGCCCCGGCCCAGCGCGCGATCGTCCTGAAATCCGCCCACCACCTGGCGGCGCTCCTGAAAAAAGAGAAGGACCCCGCCCGGGACTGA
- a CDS encoding EthD family reductase, translating into MIKVSVMYPYTAGARFDHTYYRERHMPMVKQRLGAACLYYTVDKGIAGGAPGTAPAYVAKCDFVCTSVEAFQAARDPHAQEIMADIANYTDIQPVLQISEVVVERSEV; encoded by the coding sequence ATGATCAAAGTCAGTGTCATGTATCCGTACACCGCAGGCGCGCGATTCGACCATACCTACTACCGCGAGAGGCATATGCCAATGGTGAAGCAGCGGCTCGGCGCTGCATGTCTCTACTACACGGTGGACAAGGGCATCGCCGGCGGCGCTCCGGGCACTGCCCCTGCTTACGTGGCCAAGTGCGACTTCGTCTGCACTTCTGTCGAAGCTTTCCAGGCAGCCCGCGACCCGCACGCGCAGGAGATCATGGCCGACATAGCCAATTACACGGATATACAACCCGTGCTGCAAATCAGTGAGGTGGTCGTGGAGCGTTCGGAAGTCTGA
- a CDS encoding inositol monophosphatase family protein, with amino-acid sequence MHPMLNIAVKAARRAGQIINRASLDLDLIEIRKKQQNDFVTEVDKAAEDAIIETLKTAYPDHAILAEESGESENESEFKWIIDPLDGTTNFIHGFPYYCVSIALEHKGVVTQAVVYDPNKNDLFTATRGRGAYLNDRRIRVGRRDRLSDALVGTGFPFREKDGLDAYARLFTEMTQACTGLRRPGAAALDLANVAAGRLDAFFEQGINVWDMAAGSLLITEAGGLVGNYTGDADFLHRHEIVAANPKIYAQMIPILNRYSRVHPAAE; translated from the coding sequence ATGCATCCCATGCTCAACATTGCTGTCAAGGCTGCGCGCCGCGCCGGGCAGATCATCAACCGCGCGTCCCTCGATCTCGACCTGATCGAGATTCGCAAGAAGCAGCAGAACGACTTCGTCACCGAAGTGGACAAGGCCGCCGAAGACGCGATCATCGAGACGCTGAAGACCGCCTACCCCGATCACGCGATCCTCGCGGAAGAATCGGGCGAATCCGAAAACGAATCCGAGTTCAAGTGGATCATCGATCCGCTCGACGGCACGACCAATTTCATCCACGGCTTCCCGTACTACTGCGTATCGATCGCGCTCGAGCACAAGGGCGTCGTCACGCAGGCCGTCGTCTACGATCCGAACAAGAACGACCTGTTCACGGCCACGCGCGGCCGCGGCGCGTACCTGAACGACCGCCGCATCCGCGTCGGCCGCCGCGACCGCCTGTCCGACGCGCTGGTCGGCACGGGCTTCCCGTTCCGTGAAAAGGACGGCCTCGACGCGTACGCGCGCCTGTTCACCGAAATGACGCAAGCCTGCACGGGCCTGCGCCGCCCGGGCGCAGCGGCACTCGATCTCGCGAACGTCGCGGCCGGCCGCCTCGACGCATTCTTCGAACAGGGCATCAACGTGTGGGACATGGCGGCTGGCAGCCTGCTGATCACCGAGGCCGGCGGCCTCGTCGGCAACTACACGGGCGATGCCGATTTCCTGCATCGCCATGAGATCGTCGCAGCGAACCCGAAGATCTACGCGCAGATGATCCCGATCCTGAACCGCTACAGCCGCGTGCATCCGGCGGCAGAGTAA
- a CDS encoding RNA methyltransferase, giving the protein METPQNTAAPSEPGAASSPPPSGGFTSTRFVLVEPSHPGNVGAAARALKTMGFSRLVLVAPRVPHVQSDPEAIAMASGADDVLASAHVVPTLGDALSGVHWSIALTARTREYGPPRLAPRAAAAQACAQVGTGDIALVFGNERTGLANEHVEQCSALAHIPANPAYSSLNLAQAVQVLAYELRVAFLEQASAPSLQPSAEVGTLAQSDEIERMYVHLENALIALDFLDPRNPKKLMPRLRRLFARTGLEREEVNILRGVAKHILLKSGKPDGDA; this is encoded by the coding sequence GTGGAAACCCCGCAGAACACCGCCGCGCCCTCCGAGCCGGGTGCGGCCTCGTCCCCGCCGCCGTCCGGCGGCTTCACGTCCACCCGCTTCGTGCTCGTCGAGCCGAGCCATCCCGGCAATGTCGGGGCGGCCGCCCGCGCGCTGAAGACGATGGGATTCTCGCGTCTCGTGCTGGTCGCGCCGCGCGTGCCGCACGTGCAGAGCGACCCCGAGGCGATCGCGATGGCCAGCGGCGCCGACGACGTCCTCGCGTCCGCGCACGTCGTGCCGACGCTCGGCGACGCGCTGTCCGGCGTCCACTGGTCGATCGCGCTGACCGCCCGCACGCGCGAATACGGCCCGCCGCGTCTCGCGCCGCGCGCGGCCGCCGCGCAGGCGTGCGCGCAGGTCGGCACGGGCGACATCGCGCTCGTGTTCGGCAACGAGCGCACGGGCCTCGCGAACGAGCATGTCGAACAGTGCAGTGCGCTCGCGCATATCCCGGCGAACCCGGCCTACAGCTCGCTGAACCTCGCGCAGGCCGTGCAGGTGCTCGCGTACGAGTTGCGCGTCGCGTTTCTCGAGCAGGCGAGCGCACCGTCGCTGCAACCGTCGGCCGAGGTCGGTACGCTTGCGCAGAGCGACGAGATCGAGCGGATGTACGTGCACCTCGAGAATGCGCTGATCGCGCTCGATTTCCTCGACCCGCGCAACCCGAAGAAACTGATGCCGCGACTGCGGCGCCTGTTTGCGCGCACGGGCCTCGAGCGCGAGGAAGTCAACATCCTGCGCGGCGTCGCGAAACACATCCTGCTGAAATCGGGCAAGCCCGACGGTGACGCGTAA
- the cysE gene encoding serine O-acetyltransferase: protein MFTRLREDVATIRERDPAARSAWEVLTCYPGLHALVLHRFAHACWRAKRYWLARFVSQAGRFLTGIEIHPGATIGRRVFIDHGMGVVIGETAIIGDDCTIYQGVTLGGTSLTRGAKRHPTLEAGVIVGAGAKVLGGFTVGAGAKIGSNAVVVKPVPAGGTAVGNPARIVMPAQPKPQPERAAFSAYGITPNADDPMSLAIHGLIDHASKESRRVDEIVAALERLGTHLETLQGTDAARLDLRRLSAALEGKSVERQV, encoded by the coding sequence ATGTTCACGAGACTGCGCGAAGACGTTGCAACGATTCGCGAGCGGGATCCCGCCGCTCGCAGTGCCTGGGAAGTGCTGACCTGTTATCCGGGGCTGCATGCGCTCGTGCTGCACCGTTTCGCGCACGCGTGCTGGCGTGCGAAGCGCTACTGGCTCGCGCGTTTCGTGTCGCAGGCCGGGCGGTTCCTCACGGGTATCGAGATCCATCCCGGCGCGACGATCGGCCGGCGCGTGTTCATCGATCACGGCATGGGTGTCGTGATCGGCGAAACGGCGATCATCGGCGACGACTGCACGATCTATCAGGGCGTGACGCTGGGCGGCACGTCGCTCACGCGCGGCGCGAAACGCCACCCGACGCTCGAGGCCGGCGTGATCGTCGGCGCGGGCGCGAAGGTGCTCGGCGGTTTCACGGTCGGTGCGGGCGCGAAGATCGGTTCGAACGCGGTCGTCGTGAAGCCGGTGCCGGCAGGCGGCACCGCGGTCGGCAATCCGGCGCGCATCGTGATGCCGGCGCAGCCGAAGCCGCAACCCGAACGCGCGGCGTTCAGCGCATACGGGATCACGCCGAACGCCGACGATCCGATGTCGCTCGCGATTCACGGCCTGATCGATCATGCGTCGAAGGAAAGTCGCCGCGTCGACGAGATCGTCGCAGCGCTCGAGCGTCTCGGCACGCATCTGGAAACGCTGCAGGGTACCGATGCGGCACGCCTCGACCTGCGCAGGCTGTCGGCGGCGCTGGAAGGGAAGTCGGTCGAACGCCAGGTGTAA
- a CDS encoding UDP-2,3-diacylglucosamine diphosphatase → MLQESPPRSVSAGVPGEREYAQAARPFLFLSDLHLSEAIPKTVAAFEHFVKYTADSADSVFILGDLFEYWIGDDILDDDPFAARMAALMHTFSERGIALYVMHGNRDFLLGRRFMKAAGAMLLPDPSLIMAFGQRIVLAHGDAQCTADRGYQVFRRFARNRAAQWLFLAWPFRWRRALAQRMRSNSEAGRMRPALAIYDVTREGVAALFRKSRASVIIHGHTHRPARHAEPEGTRWVLPDWDLDHGMPRGGYLRVDADGIHAMPLD, encoded by the coding sequence ATGTTGCAGGAGAGTCCGCCGCGAAGCGTCTCCGCGGGCGTGCCGGGCGAGCGCGAATACGCGCAAGCCGCACGCCCGTTCCTGTTTCTCTCCGATCTGCACCTGAGCGAAGCGATTCCGAAGACGGTCGCTGCGTTCGAGCATTTCGTGAAATACACCGCCGACAGCGCCGACTCGGTGTTCATCCTCGGCGACCTGTTCGAATACTGGATCGGCGACGACATCCTCGACGACGATCCGTTCGCGGCACGCATGGCCGCGCTGATGCACACGTTCTCGGAACGCGGGATCGCGCTCTACGTGATGCACGGCAACCGCGATTTCCTGCTCGGCAGGCGCTTCATGAAGGCGGCCGGCGCAATGCTGCTGCCCGACCCTTCGCTGATCATGGCGTTCGGCCAGCGCATCGTGCTCGCGCACGGCGACGCGCAATGCACGGCCGACCGCGGCTATCAGGTGTTCCGCCGCTTCGCCCGCAACCGCGCCGCGCAATGGCTGTTTCTCGCATGGCCGTTCCGCTGGCGCCGCGCGCTCGCGCAACGCATGCGCTCGAACAGCGAAGCGGGCCGGATGCGCCCCGCGCTGGCGATCTACGATGTCACGCGCGAAGGCGTGGCCGCGCTGTTCCGGAAAAGCCGCGCGAGCGTGATCATTCACGGCCACACGCACCGCCCCGCGCGTCACGCCGAACCGGAGGGCACGCGCTGGGTGCTGCCCGACTGGGATCTCGACCACGGCATGCCGCGCGGCGGCTACCTGCGCGTCGACGCCGACGGCATCCACGCGATGCCGCTCGACTGA
- a CDS encoding peptidylprolyl isomerase gives MVELHTNHGVIKLELDAEKAPKTVENFLNYVKKGHYDGTVFHRVINGFMIQGGGFEPGLKQKPTDAPIDNEANNGLKNDNYTVAMARTNDPHSATAQFFINVNDNDFLNHSSPTPQGWGYAVFGKVVEGQDVVDKIKGVKTGNAGFHQDVPADDVVIEKAVVV, from the coding sequence ATGGTTGAACTGCATACGAACCACGGCGTGATCAAGCTCGAGCTCGACGCCGAGAAGGCACCGAAGACGGTCGAGAACTTCCTGAACTACGTGAAGAAGGGCCACTACGACGGCACCGTGTTCCATCGCGTGATCAACGGCTTCATGATCCAGGGCGGCGGCTTCGAGCCGGGCCTGAAGCAAAAGCCGACCGACGCGCCGATCGACAACGAAGCGAACAACGGCCTGAAGAACGACAACTACACGGTCGCGATGGCACGCACGAACGATCCGCACTCGGCGACCGCCCAGTTCTTCATCAACGTGAACGACAACGACTTCCTGAACCACTCGTCGCCGACGCCGCAGGGCTGGGGCTACGCGGTGTTCGGCAAGGTCGTCGAAGGCCAGGACGTGGTCGACAAGATCAAGGGCGTCAAGACGGGCAACGCCGGTTTCCACCAGGACGTGCCGGCTGACGACGTCGTGATCGAAAAGGCCGTCGTAGTCTGA
- a CDS encoding peptidylprolyl isomerase, translating to MKRLLLALGGAALLATAPAFAQTATAHPVVQLKTSQGDIRVELYPEKAPKSVANFLDYVKAGQYNGTIFHRVIKGFMIQGGGYKTNFEEKPTRAPIPLESRNGLKNLTGTIAMARTSDPNSATAQFFINTVDNGGLDYPNPDGNGYAVFGKVVSGLDVVKKIEGVATTSRGPMQDVPAQPIVIESASIVSK from the coding sequence ATGAAACGTCTGTTGCTGGCGCTTGGCGGCGCCGCCCTTCTCGCGACTGCGCCCGCGTTTGCGCAAACGGCCACGGCGCACCCCGTCGTGCAGCTGAAGACCTCGCAGGGCGACATCCGCGTCGAGCTCTATCCGGAGAAGGCGCCGAAGTCCGTCGCCAACTTCCTCGATTACGTGAAGGCCGGCCAGTACAACGGCACGATCTTCCATCGCGTGATCAAGGGCTTCATGATCCAGGGCGGCGGCTACAAGACCAATTTCGAGGAGAAGCCGACCCGCGCGCCGATCCCGCTGGAAAGCCGCAATGGTCTGAAGAACCTGACGGGCACGATCGCGATGGCACGCACGAGCGATCCGAACTCGGCCACCGCGCAATTCTTCATCAACACGGTGGACAACGGCGGCCTCGACTACCCGAACCCGGACGGCAACGGCTATGCGGTGTTCGGCAAGGTCGTGTCGGGCCTCGACGTCGTGAAGAAGATCGAAGGCGTGGCGACGACCTCGCGCGGCCCGATGCAGGACGTGCCCGCGCAGCCGATCGTGATCGAATCGGCCAGCATCGTCTCGAAGTAA
- a CDS encoding tetratricopeptide repeat protein translates to MKPHRGRARSAATLVATTVMGVALTLFAAPAAYAQKAPATADGTPEIDASIAGKQWKQALAQLDARIASNPHDVQAQFKRGTVLARLNRDDDAIQQFVAITQAYPELPEPYNNLAALYAKHGRYDEARTALVTATQSNPGYSLAYENLGDLYLRLAAESYKRAQSLGRTSGATAQRLADLQKIVSPPKAAPNARAVAPATRDYTSRAAANVSTTTLPMSPTFQFSGPSGALAAPYVAPSQ, encoded by the coding sequence ATGAAACCTCATCGCGGCCGCGCGCGCAGCGCTGCGACCCTCGTTGCGACCACCGTCATGGGCGTCGCGCTGACGCTTTTCGCGGCCCCCGCAGCGTATGCGCAGAAAGCCCCGGCCACCGCCGACGGCACCCCCGAAATCGACGCGTCGATCGCCGGCAAGCAGTGGAAGCAGGCGCTCGCGCAGCTCGACGCGCGCATCGCGTCGAACCCGCACGACGTGCAGGCGCAGTTCAAGCGCGGCACCGTGCTGGCCCGCCTGAACCGCGACGACGACGCGATCCAGCAGTTCGTCGCGATCACGCAGGCGTACCCCGAACTACCCGAGCCGTACAACAACCTTGCGGCGCTGTACGCGAAGCACGGCCGCTACGACGAAGCGCGCACCGCGCTCGTCACCGCGACGCAATCGAACCCGGGCTACTCGCTCGCGTACGAGAACCTCGGCGACCTGTACCTGCGCCTCGCGGCCGAGTCGTACAAGCGCGCGCAATCGCTCGGCCGTACGAGCGGCGCGACCGCGCAGCGCCTCGCCGATCTTCAGAAGATCGTGTCGCCGCCGAAGGCTGCGCCGAACGCCCGCGCGGTCGCGCCGGCGACGCGCGACTACACCAGCCGCGCAGCCGCGAACGTGAGCACCACCACGCTGCCGATGTCGCCGACGTTCCAGTTCAGCGGTCCGTCGGGCGCACTGGCGGCGCCGTACGTCGCGCCGTCGCAATAA
- the cysS gene encoding cysteine--tRNA ligase yields the protein MESLRIYNTLARDKQVFVPRHPGEVRMYVCGITVYDYCHVGHARMLVVFDLVQRWLRAIGYRVTYVRNITDIDDKIIRRAVENGETIKSLTDRFIGAMHDDESALGIQRPDIEPRATQFIPQMLGMIETLESNGYAYQATDGDVNYSVRKFANYGKLSGKSLDDLRAGERFAANDAKEDPLDFVLWKRAKPEDPEGASWASKYGMGRPGWHIECSAMGCTLLGEHFDIHGGGQDLQFPHHENEIAQSEGATGQTFVNYWMHNGFVQVDNEKMSKSLGNFFTIREVLERYDAEVMRFFIVRTHYRSPLNYSDVHLDDARASLTRLYTALKDVEADTLALDWNEPHAQRFAAAMNDDFNTPVAVATLFELAGEVNRTRDASLARQLKQLAGLLGLLGREPRAFLQQASGAAQAGALAVDEIEAKIAARVAAKQAKDYAEADRIRAELLEAGVALEDKPGGSTEWRRV from the coding sequence ATGGAATCACTGCGCATCTACAACACGCTCGCGCGTGACAAGCAAGTTTTCGTGCCGCGCCATCCCGGCGAAGTGCGGATGTACGTATGCGGGATCACCGTCTACGACTATTGTCACGTGGGCCACGCGCGCATGCTGGTCGTGTTCGACCTCGTCCAGCGCTGGCTGCGTGCGATCGGCTATCGGGTCACGTATGTGCGCAACATCACCGACATCGACGACAAGATCATCCGCCGCGCGGTCGAGAACGGTGAGACGATCAAGTCGCTGACCGACCGGTTCATCGGCGCGATGCACGACGATGAGAGCGCGCTTGGCATCCAGCGGCCCGACATCGAGCCGCGTGCGACGCAATTCATTCCGCAGATGCTCGGGATGATCGAGACGCTCGAGTCGAACGGCTACGCGTATCAGGCGACCGACGGCGACGTCAATTACTCGGTGCGCAAGTTCGCGAACTACGGGAAGCTGTCGGGCAAGTCGCTCGACGATCTCCGCGCGGGCGAGCGGTTTGCCGCGAACGACGCGAAGGAAGATCCGCTCGATTTCGTGCTGTGGAAGCGCGCGAAGCCGGAAGATCCGGAAGGCGCGTCGTGGGCGTCGAAGTACGGGATGGGCCGCCCGGGCTGGCACATCGAGTGCTCGGCGATGGGCTGCACGCTGCTCGGCGAGCATTTCGACATCCACGGCGGCGGGCAGGATCTGCAATTCCCGCACCACGAGAACGAGATCGCACAGAGCGAAGGCGCGACCGGCCAGACGTTCGTCAATTACTGGATGCACAACGGCTTCGTGCAGGTCGACAACGAGAAGATGTCGAAATCGCTCGGCAACTTCTTCACGATCCGCGAAGTGCTCGAACGGTACGACGCCGAGGTCATGCGCTTCTTCATCGTGCGCACGCACTACCGGTCGCCGCTCAATTACAGCGACGTGCATCTCGATGATGCGCGCGCGTCGCTCACGCGCCTGTACACCGCGCTGAAGGATGTCGAGGCCGACACGCTCGCGCTCGACTGGAACGAGCCGCACGCGCAGCGTTTCGCGGCCGCGATGAACGACGACTTCAACACGCCTGTCGCGGTGGCGACGCTGTTCGAGCTGGCGGGCGAGGTGAATCGCACGCGCGATGCGTCGCTCGCGCGGCAGCTGAAACAGCTGGCGGGCCTGCTCGGCCTGCTGGGCCGTGAACCGCGCGCGTTCCTGCAGCAGGCGTCCGGCGCCGCGCAGGCGGGCGCGCTCGCGGTCGACGAGATCGAAGCGAAGATCGCCGCGCGTGTCGCGGCGAAGCAAGCGAAGGACTATGCCGAAGCGGACCGGATCCGGGCGGAACTGCTCGAGGCCGGCGTCGCACTTGAAGACAAACCGGGCGGATCGACCGAATGGCGTCGCGTATGA